The Kosakonia sp. SMBL-WEM22 sequence TATGCGAACCAGTCGTTCGCTCTGGTCGGGAGTGAATCGCGCTTTTAAACTGCGGCCAAACGTCGTGGGTGGTATGCCTGACATTTTGCGCAGGTCATTTTGCGACATTTTTGCCCAGTCAACGATCAGGGTAGCGACTTTGCCATCCAGGCCTTCATTAATCTGGCCCACCAACGCAACACCGTCAGATGTATTTAACCCCGCCACCTGCCATAAACGCGGTGGCTTGGCCTGAGTCGTGGATAAGTTGAATGTTTTCATAAGCACCCTCCATTTGGAGGTTTAATTATATCCAAATGGTTGGTTGCGAGCAAATATCAACCGGTGATGGTTGTTGAAACTGATGTATCTGATGATCGCGATTATTCTGGTAATCGTGGATTACATAGAAAAATCTTCGCTTTCACAGGTAACCCGGCAGAGGCAGGGCGATATCCTGCTTTTGCCGGGTTCGGCAAGCCCGGCGGGAACCGGGCGCGTCAGTGCTGTGCTTTATCTATCGCCGACAGAATCTGCTCCGGTGACACCAGCCCGGCAAAGACAGTGATGGTTTCAGGCGAGGCATTCTCTGCCGGCATTATAATCAGGCCTGGCGTACCCGTGAGCGCCTGCGCGAGCGCATCGCTTTTTTCCAGAACAGGGGCATGGTCCACGGCGTGCAGCGCCTCCATGCTGGCGGCGTGAGGCGTTGGCTGTCGGTATCATCCTGAAGGATATGGAAGCTCGCGGGTAGGATGACAGGAATCAGAGGTGAAGATGTTTTGCTGAGCAGGTCAGTATAGGCAGTCAGGATACAGTTTTAAAAAGTCTCCCCCAGAAGTTATGCTTTCACCATGAAAGAAGGAGATCTTGTGGCAAGTGAATTGACAGAGAAAGACCTGCTGGATAATGGTTTTACCGTCAGGAACATATCCCGGCTCAGGGAA is a genomic window containing:
- a CDS encoding antitoxin Xre/MbcA/ParS toxin-binding domain-containing protein; this encodes MKTFNLSTTQAKPPRLWQVAGLNTSDGVALVGQINEGLDGKVATLIVDWAKMSQNDLRKMSGIPPTTFGRSLKARFTPDQSERLVRIIRVIDRAVELFEGDKEEAQKWLKEPNRALGWKVPAELMASETGAYEVMKLITRLEHGVYS